A single genomic interval of Cyprinus carpio isolate SPL01 chromosome B24, ASM1834038v1, whole genome shotgun sequence harbors:
- the zgc:112496 gene encoding LOW QUALITY PROTEIN: uncharacterized protein zgc:112496 (The sequence of the model RefSeq protein was modified relative to this genomic sequence to represent the inferred CDS: inserted 1 base in 1 codon), producing MSVNESLYSCEAPAVWRAVHGKYWTVVEARAAVKGKTSGKLLQLDRWFQEELPAAISARSKXSLTHAELVKIMEWKLTKGKFRPRLQQLIGSNSEEAVQSSTSKAFGLLPDVQAAITELCKLKGVGPATASAVLAAGAPGEVAFMADEAVESIAELRPVQYTAKHYALFLQKILNKTSQLNKADGQRDWTPHRVEQCLWAWAVANQIQPSLFQEFRLMDATHTSLANQKPEKRKTADEEPSKRQKTERS from the exons atgtCTGTGAATGAGAGCCTGTACAGCTGTGAAGCTCCAGCTGTGTGGAGAGCAGTTCATGGGAAATACTGGACTGTAGTAGAAGCCAGGGCAGCTGTGAAGGGCAAGACGTCAGGAAAACTCTTGCAACTGGACAGATG GTTTCAGGAGGAGCTGCCGGCAGCGATCTCAGCGCGATCTA TGTCCCTCACACACGCTGAGCTCGTCAAGATCATGGAGTGGAAACTGACT AAAGGAAAGTTCAGGCCTCGTTTGCAGCAGCTGATTGGCTCAAACAGCGAGGAGGCGGTTCAAAGCTCGACCAGCAAAGCTTTTGGTTTGTTGCCTGACGTCCAAGCGGCGATTACAGAGCTGTGCAAACTCAAGGGGGTCGGGCCAGCGACGGcatcag CCGTGCTGGCGGCCGGAGCTCCGGGTGAAGTGGCCTTCATGGCTGATGAAGCAGTGGAGAGCATCGCTGAGCTCAGGCCGGTCCAGTACACAGccaaacattatgcacttttccTCCAGAAAATACTGAACAAAACATCCCAGCTTAATAAAG CGGACGGCCAGCGGGACTGGACTCCTCACAGGGTGGAGCAGTGTTTATGGGCCTGGGCCGTGGCCAATCAGATTCAGCCCTCGTTATTCCAGGAGTTTCGTCTGATGGATGCCACACACACTTctctggccaatcagaagccagaGAAGAGGAAGACAGCTGATGAAGAGCCCTCGAAGAGACAAAAGACGGAGAGATCCTGA